A window of Sinimarinibacterium sp. NLF-5-8 genomic DNA:
AGCGGCTTGCGCACATTACCCAGTGGTGATCCTTTTCTTTTCATGCGCCGAGAGGATGCGCGGGATGTTTTGCGCAGACTCAAGACCGATCAATCGGGCGCATGGCAAAAGGCCCGTATTCGGAAAGTGCATTTCGGGATGCTCGTGTTGCCCCAAAAGTAGCGCTTCAAGATGACTGATATGGTTTTGCGCAGCAAAATATATAAGTTATCAACAGGCAATTCCGGTCGCAAATCACTAGAGATGTCAGTGTGAAAGGGATTTTTCGGCAGCCCTTGCGAATCAAGCCGATGATTTGTTTTTTAGATGATGGAGATTTTTGCATGAGTAAATACATTGGCCTTTTTCGGATTGGGAACGATCCTGAACTCAAGGTTTCGCAATCGGGTACTAGCTATATCCAATTGAGCCTGGCCTCCAACTGGGGGCAGAAGCGGGAGAACACGCAATGGGTGGGCGCCACCTTGTTCGGCAAACGTGCTGAGGCGAGTGCGCCGTATCTGGTCAAGGGCGGGCAAATCCTGGGCGAGATTCGTGATCTGCACATCGAAACCTACGAGAAGGACGGGCGTACCCAAGCGAGCCTCAAAGGGGTTCTTGAGGATTTCGAATATGCAAGCAGCCGCAAGGATAGCGAGGGGCAGGCGGCGGCACCGGCTCGTGCGGCACCGGCCAAAAAGGCTGCACCGGCTGAGCCTCCTATGGACGACGACATCCCGTTCTGAGGCGGTTGCTGTGGCACCCAGGCGAACCTTCCTGACGGGGGGTTCGCTTTTTTTTGGGCAATTAAACAAAGGCTCATTGGCTCATTTGAGTGCTTCAAAGCGACGTGAAGCGAGATGACTTATATGGTTTTGC
This region includes:
- a CDS encoding single-stranded DNA-binding protein, yielding MSKYIGLFRIGNDPELKVSQSGTSYIQLSLASNWGQKRENTQWVGATLFGKRAEASAPYLVKGGQILGEIRDLHIETYEKDGRTQASLKGVLEDFEYASSRKDSEGQAAAPARAAPAKKAAPAEPPMDDDIPF